A section of the Oryzias melastigma strain HK-1 linkage group LG14, ASM292280v2, whole genome shotgun sequence genome encodes:
- the coro6 gene encoding coronin-6 isoform X2, protein MSRSIVRQSKFRHVFGQAVKADQSYDDIRVSKVTWDSSFCAVNPKFLAVIVESSGGGAFLVLPLSKSGRVDKNYPLVIGHSGPVLDIDWCPHDDNIIASGSEDCTAMVWQIPDHTLSRPLSDPVVVLEGHSKRVGIITWHPTARNILLTAGSDNLIIIWNVGTGEPVISMDDHPDLIYSVSWNRNGSLFCTTCKDRRLRVCDPRKREVVAERLAPHEGIRPMRAIFIRDGNIFTTGFTRMSQRELGLWDPTNFEEPIALLELDTSNGVLLPYYDPDANMVYLCGKGDSSIRYFEVTEEPPYVHYLSTFSSKEPQRGMGFMPKRGVDVSKCEIARLYKLLDKKCEPITMTVPRKSDLFQDDLYPDTAGPEPAMEPEEWLDGRDEDPILVSMREGYVPPKSRELKVVKKNVLDSRPTTRRSMSTMDTNSLPPQLLERLLEELQNLKATVLSQEKRICDLEDKLSQFTNGTD, encoded by the exons ATGAGTCGCAGCATCGTGCGGCAGAGCAAGTTTCGCCACGTCTTTGGCCAAGCAGTCAAAGCCGATCAAAGTTACGATGACATTCGCGTCTCCAAGGTGACTTGGGACAGCTCCTTCTGTGCCGTCAACCCCAAGTTCTTGGCGGTCATAGTTGAGTCcagtggaggaggagctttTCTGGTCCTGCCCCTTTCTAAG TCCGGTCGTGTGGACAAGAACTACCCACTGGTGATCGGTCACTCTGGACCCGTCCTCGATATCGACTGGTGTCCCCATGACGACAACATCATTGCCAGCGGCTCGGAGGACTGCACCGCCATG GTGTGGCAGATCCCGGATCATACACTTAGCCGTCCTCTGTCTGACCCTGTGGTGGTTCTGGAGGGACACTCCAAACGGGTCGGCATTATTACTTGGCACCCCACGGCACGCAACATCCTACTCACAGCAG GAAGTGATAACTTGATTATTATCTGGAACGTGGGGACAGGCGAGCCCGTCATCTCAATGGATGACCACCCAGACCTCATCTACAGCGTCAGCTGGAACAGAAACGGCAGCTTGTTTTGCACAACTTGTAAAGACCGGCGTCTGCGCGTCTGCGATCCCCGAAAAAGGGAGGTGGTGGCG GAGCGCTTGGCTCCTCACGAAGGCATCCGACCAATGAGAGCCATCTTCATCAGAGATGGAAACATCTTCACGACAGGATTCACCAGAATGAGCCAGAGGGAACTCGGCCTCTGGGACCCG ACAAATTTTGAGGAACCTATTGCACTTTTGGAGTTGGACACAAGTAATGGAGTGTTGTTACCGTATTATGATCCAGACGCGAACATGGTCTATCTTTGTGGAAAG GGGGATAGCAGTATTCGATACTTTGAAGTCACAGAAGAGCCTCCTTATGTTCATTACCTCAGCACCTTCAGCAGTAAGGAGCCCCAAAGAGGGATGGGCTTCATGCCCAAGAGAGGCGTGGACGTCAGCAAATGTGAGATCGCGCG GTTATACAAGCTGCTTGACAAGAAGTGTGAACCCATCACAATGACTGTGCCCAGAAAA TCCGATCTTTTCCAAGATGACCTGTATCCCGACACAGCCGGGCCCGAGCCGGCCATGGAGCCCGAGGAGTGGTTGGATGGCCGTGACGAAGACCCCATCCTGGTGTCCATGAGAGAAGGCTACGTGCCGCCAAAGAGTCGAGAACTCAAGGTGGTGAAGAAGAACGTGCTGGACTCCAGACCCACCACGCGGCGCAGCATGTCCACGATGGACACCAACAGTCTGCCG CCTCAGCTGCTTGAGAGGTTGTTGGAGGAGCTTCAGAACCTGAAAGCCACAGTTTTGTCGCAGGAAAAGAGGATCTGCGACTTGGAGGATAAGCTTTCCCAATTTACCAACGGCACTGACTGA
- the coro6 gene encoding coronin-6 isoform X1 yields the protein MSRSIVRQSKFRHVFGQAVKADQSYDDIRVSKVTWDSSFCAVNPKFLAVIVESSGGGAFLVLPLSKSGRVDKNYPLVIGHSGPVLDIDWCPHDDNIIASGSEDCTAMVWQIPDHTLSRPLSDPVVVLEGHSKRVGIITWHPTARNILLTAGSDNLIIIWNVGTGEPVISMDDHPDLIYSVSWNRNGSLFCTTCKDRRLRVCDPRKREVVAERLAPHEGIRPMRAIFIRDGNIFTTGFTRMSQRELGLWDPTNFEEPIALLELDTSNGVLLPYYDPDANMVYLCGKGDSSIRYFEVTEEPPYVHYLSTFSSKEPQRGMGFMPKRGVDVSKCEIARLYKLLDKKCEPITMTVPRKSDLFQDDLYPDTAGPEPAMEPEEWLDGRDEDPILVSMREGYVPPKSRELKVVKKNVLDSRPTTRRSMSTMDTNSLPLLFLFTFFSYLLSLTFFPIFPSLIFPFCYYSVFPSSPFLILSSLSCLRGCWRSFRT from the exons ATGAGTCGCAGCATCGTGCGGCAGAGCAAGTTTCGCCACGTCTTTGGCCAAGCAGTCAAAGCCGATCAAAGTTACGATGACATTCGCGTCTCCAAGGTGACTTGGGACAGCTCCTTCTGTGCCGTCAACCCCAAGTTCTTGGCGGTCATAGTTGAGTCcagtggaggaggagctttTCTGGTCCTGCCCCTTTCTAAG TCCGGTCGTGTGGACAAGAACTACCCACTGGTGATCGGTCACTCTGGACCCGTCCTCGATATCGACTGGTGTCCCCATGACGACAACATCATTGCCAGCGGCTCGGAGGACTGCACCGCCATG GTGTGGCAGATCCCGGATCATACACTTAGCCGTCCTCTGTCTGACCCTGTGGTGGTTCTGGAGGGACACTCCAAACGGGTCGGCATTATTACTTGGCACCCCACGGCACGCAACATCCTACTCACAGCAG GAAGTGATAACTTGATTATTATCTGGAACGTGGGGACAGGCGAGCCCGTCATCTCAATGGATGACCACCCAGACCTCATCTACAGCGTCAGCTGGAACAGAAACGGCAGCTTGTTTTGCACAACTTGTAAAGACCGGCGTCTGCGCGTCTGCGATCCCCGAAAAAGGGAGGTGGTGGCG GAGCGCTTGGCTCCTCACGAAGGCATCCGACCAATGAGAGCCATCTTCATCAGAGATGGAAACATCTTCACGACAGGATTCACCAGAATGAGCCAGAGGGAACTCGGCCTCTGGGACCCG ACAAATTTTGAGGAACCTATTGCACTTTTGGAGTTGGACACAAGTAATGGAGTGTTGTTACCGTATTATGATCCAGACGCGAACATGGTCTATCTTTGTGGAAAG GGGGATAGCAGTATTCGATACTTTGAAGTCACAGAAGAGCCTCCTTATGTTCATTACCTCAGCACCTTCAGCAGTAAGGAGCCCCAAAGAGGGATGGGCTTCATGCCCAAGAGAGGCGTGGACGTCAGCAAATGTGAGATCGCGCG GTTATACAAGCTGCTTGACAAGAAGTGTGAACCCATCACAATGACTGTGCCCAGAAAA TCCGATCTTTTCCAAGATGACCTGTATCCCGACACAGCCGGGCCCGAGCCGGCCATGGAGCCCGAGGAGTGGTTGGATGGCCGTGACGAAGACCCCATCCTGGTGTCCATGAGAGAAGGCTACGTGCCGCCAAAGAGTCGAGAACTCAAGGTGGTGAAGAAGAACGTGCTGGACTCCAGACCCACCACGCGGCGCAGCATGTCCACGATGGACACCAACAGTCTGCCG ctcctgtttttgtttactttcttCAGTTACCTACTATCCCTGaccttttttcctatttttccaAGTCTTATTTTTCCCTTCTGTTATTACTCTGTTTTCCCCTCTTCCCCTTTTCTCATCCTGTCCAGCCTCAGCTGCTTGAGAGGTTGTTGGAGGAGCTTCAGAACCTGA
- the LOC112139059 gene encoding von Willebrand factor A domain-containing protein 7 isoform X1, whose protein sequence is MEENLIGPANMIPKVGSTRTHCLPATDIFISQQPTWRLQQQVSCWKRMIGISKGSSKALCFVIDTSNSMRDNIEAVKTVTSKIIKSDSGTDMQPSSYILVTFSDPEFKLEEKTSNSKVFQKAMDSLNITGGGDKPEMSLSGLQLALTNAPFNSEIFLFTDAPAKDKNLKSTVTALIERTQTVVNFMITESSLSNRRRRRDGQNSIGAEDIQLYRDLAQASGGLVIEVTKAELSKAASIITQSTRGSEVTFLQASRNPGKSDTFTFTADETVKTLRVYITGQSVTFTITDPKGATQKSTDSSGPLIKISESVGNFIFVQLLTQVGEWKIQMESTNPYTLKVIGQSYIDFLLEFVEPSGIFSGFDALDTRPRAGHNGTLMVSLSGSDDATITDVALVESSGSKEVKIVLEPQEGGRYFVHFDQIPRQEFDVRVTGKLAGSSNVFRRQSPISFKASNLTITANSSSIIVPGTPFSFPFSVTNSGDETTLTIRVTNNRLFPSTYPSTLPVEKGKSSTGTVTLSAPLNTPSGTDVVLTIEVATPGATDVNYIVLRFSIVNSVTDFTAPVCKRLSKKSECSGKCDSKWEVSVRVTDGADGTGIERISVSRGTGTLKTSQEAGNENITLVSYSASCCSPELQLLVVDRVGNVNNCLISGNEFSTRLAQSSFLCLSLVAVGLHLLMELGFR, encoded by the exons ATGGAGGAAAACTTGATAGGACCAGCAAATATGATCCCAAAGGTGGGATCAACAAGGACTCATTGTCTGCCAGCCACGGACATCTTCATTTCGCAGCAGCCAACATGGCGACTGCAGCAACAAGTGAGCTGCTGGAAGAG GATGATTGGGATTTCTAAGGGATCCAGCAAAGCGCTGTGTTTTGTCATCGACACCAGCAACAGCATGAGGGACAACATTGAAGCGGTTAAGACCGTGACCtccaaaataatcaaaagtgaTTCTGGAACAGACATGCAACCCTCATCGTACATTCTTGTAACGTTCAGTGACCCAG AATTTAAGCTAGAGGAGAAAACCTCCAACTCCAAAGTTTTCCAGAAGGCGATGGACTCATTAAATATAACTGGTGGAGGAGATAAACCAGAGATGAGTCTCTCCGGGCTGCAG CTGGCTTTGACTAACGCTCCTTTCAACTCTGAGATCTTCCTCTTCACGGATGCTCCTGCTAAAGACAAGAACTTGAAGAGTACAGTGACTGCACTCATAGAGCGGACCCAGACTGTG GTGAATTTTATGATTACAGAGTCATCACTGAGCAATCGCCGCAGAAGAAGAGATGGGCAGAACTCCATCGGAGCAGAAGATATTCAGCTGTACAGAGACCTGGCTCAGGCATCAGGAGGTCTGGTTATTGAAGTCACTAAGGCTGAACTTTCCAAGGCTGCATCAATCATAACGCAGTCGACCAGAGGCTCTGAG GTGACTTTTCTTCAGGCATCCAGGAACCCAGGGAAGTCTGACACATTCACTTTTACAGCTGATGAAACTGTGAAAACCTTAAGAGTTTACATCACCGGCCAGTCCGTCACTTTCACTATTACAGACCCAAAAG GAGCTACCCAGAAGAGCACTGATTCATCAGGTCCCTTAATCAAAATCTCTGAGTCTGTGGGGAATTTCATCTTTGTACAACTATTAACACAAGTTGGTGAATGGAAAATCCAAATGGAATCAACAAACCCCTACACTCTAAAAGTTATAG GTCAAAGTTACATTGACTTTCTGCTTGAGTTTGTGGAGCCTTCAGGCATTTTCTCTGGATTTGATGCACTTGACACGCGTCCCAGAGCag GTCACAACGGCACCTTGATGGTGTCTTTGTCGGGGAGCGACGACGCCACGATTACAGATGTTGCTTTGGTTGAGTCATCGGGGTCGAAGGAGGTTAAAATCGTTTTGGAGCCACAAGAGGGGGGACGTTACTTTGTCCACTTTGATCAAATTCCACGACAAGAGTTTGATGTACGAGTGACAGGAAAATTGGCTGGCTCTTCAAATGTCTTCCGAAGGCAGTCACCCATCAGCTTTAAAGCATCTAATCTGACCATCACA gcTAACTCAAGCAGCATCATCGTACCAGGCACACCTTTCTCTTTCCCCTTCTCTGTGACAAACAGTGGAGATGAGACGACCCTGACAATTCGAGTTACCAACAACAGACTTTTTCCTTCAACATATCCGAGCACTTTACCTGTGGAAAAAGGGAAAAGTTCGACTGGCACGGTGACGCTCTCAGCGCCTCTCAACACCCCATCTGGCACAGACGTAGTGCTGACCATCGAAGTGGCGACTCCTGGAGCCACAGACGTTAACTACATAGTGTTGCGCTTCTCCATTGTCAACTcg GTGACTGACTTCACTGCTCCAGTGTGTAAGCGACTCAGCAAGAAGTCAGAATGCTCTGGAAAATGCGACTCCAAGTGGGAGGTCTCCGTCCGGGTGACTGATGGGGCTGATGGGACAGGCATAGAGAGAATCAGCGTCAGCCGCGGAACTGGGACCCTGAAGACCAGTCAGGAAGCTGGAAATGAGAACATAACACTGGTGTCCTACAGCGCCTCCTGCTGCTCTCCTGAGCTGCAACTGCTGGTTGTAGACCGTGTTGGTAATGTGAACAACTGCCTCATCAGTGGCAATGAATTTTCTACCAGACTCGCTCAGTCATCCTTCCTGTGCCTTAGCTTAGTGGCAGTAGGACTCCATCTGCTGATGGAGCTGGGCTTCAGATGA
- the LOC112139059 gene encoding von Willebrand factor A domain-containing protein 7 isoform X2, with product MATAATSELLEEVRRHTGDKAFLEMIGISKGSSKALCFVIDTSNSMRDNIEAVKTVTSKIIKSDSGTDMQPSSYILVTFSDPEFKLEEKTSNSKVFQKAMDSLNITGGGDKPEMSLSGLQLALTNAPFNSEIFLFTDAPAKDKNLKSTVTALIERTQTVVNFMITESSLSNRRRRRDGQNSIGAEDIQLYRDLAQASGGLVIEVTKAELSKAASIITQSTRGSEVTFLQASRNPGKSDTFTFTADETVKTLRVYITGQSVTFTITDPKGATQKSTDSSGPLIKISESVGNFIFVQLLTQVGEWKIQMESTNPYTLKVIGQSYIDFLLEFVEPSGIFSGFDALDTRPRAGHNGTLMVSLSGSDDATITDVALVESSGSKEVKIVLEPQEGGRYFVHFDQIPRQEFDVRVTGKLAGSSNVFRRQSPISFKASNLTITANSSSIIVPGTPFSFPFSVTNSGDETTLTIRVTNNRLFPSTYPSTLPVEKGKSSTGTVTLSAPLNTPSGTDVVLTIEVATPGATDVNYIVLRFSIVNSVTDFTAPVCKRLSKKSECSGKCDSKWEVSVRVTDGADGTGIERISVSRGTGTLKTSQEAGNENITLVSYSASCCSPELQLLVVDRVGNVNNCLISGNEFSTRLAQSSFLCLSLVAVGLHLLMELGFR from the exons ATGGCGACTGCAGCAACAAGTGAGCTGCTGGAAGAGGTTCGAAGACACACTGGAGACAAAGCGTTTCTGGA GATGATTGGGATTTCTAAGGGATCCAGCAAAGCGCTGTGTTTTGTCATCGACACCAGCAACAGCATGAGGGACAACATTGAAGCGGTTAAGACCGTGACCtccaaaataatcaaaagtgaTTCTGGAACAGACATGCAACCCTCATCGTACATTCTTGTAACGTTCAGTGACCCAG AATTTAAGCTAGAGGAGAAAACCTCCAACTCCAAAGTTTTCCAGAAGGCGATGGACTCATTAAATATAACTGGTGGAGGAGATAAACCAGAGATGAGTCTCTCCGGGCTGCAG CTGGCTTTGACTAACGCTCCTTTCAACTCTGAGATCTTCCTCTTCACGGATGCTCCTGCTAAAGACAAGAACTTGAAGAGTACAGTGACTGCACTCATAGAGCGGACCCAGACTGTG GTGAATTTTATGATTACAGAGTCATCACTGAGCAATCGCCGCAGAAGAAGAGATGGGCAGAACTCCATCGGAGCAGAAGATATTCAGCTGTACAGAGACCTGGCTCAGGCATCAGGAGGTCTGGTTATTGAAGTCACTAAGGCTGAACTTTCCAAGGCTGCATCAATCATAACGCAGTCGACCAGAGGCTCTGAG GTGACTTTTCTTCAGGCATCCAGGAACCCAGGGAAGTCTGACACATTCACTTTTACAGCTGATGAAACTGTGAAAACCTTAAGAGTTTACATCACCGGCCAGTCCGTCACTTTCACTATTACAGACCCAAAAG GAGCTACCCAGAAGAGCACTGATTCATCAGGTCCCTTAATCAAAATCTCTGAGTCTGTGGGGAATTTCATCTTTGTACAACTATTAACACAAGTTGGTGAATGGAAAATCCAAATGGAATCAACAAACCCCTACACTCTAAAAGTTATAG GTCAAAGTTACATTGACTTTCTGCTTGAGTTTGTGGAGCCTTCAGGCATTTTCTCTGGATTTGATGCACTTGACACGCGTCCCAGAGCag GTCACAACGGCACCTTGATGGTGTCTTTGTCGGGGAGCGACGACGCCACGATTACAGATGTTGCTTTGGTTGAGTCATCGGGGTCGAAGGAGGTTAAAATCGTTTTGGAGCCACAAGAGGGGGGACGTTACTTTGTCCACTTTGATCAAATTCCACGACAAGAGTTTGATGTACGAGTGACAGGAAAATTGGCTGGCTCTTCAAATGTCTTCCGAAGGCAGTCACCCATCAGCTTTAAAGCATCTAATCTGACCATCACA gcTAACTCAAGCAGCATCATCGTACCAGGCACACCTTTCTCTTTCCCCTTCTCTGTGACAAACAGTGGAGATGAGACGACCCTGACAATTCGAGTTACCAACAACAGACTTTTTCCTTCAACATATCCGAGCACTTTACCTGTGGAAAAAGGGAAAAGTTCGACTGGCACGGTGACGCTCTCAGCGCCTCTCAACACCCCATCTGGCACAGACGTAGTGCTGACCATCGAAGTGGCGACTCCTGGAGCCACAGACGTTAACTACATAGTGTTGCGCTTCTCCATTGTCAACTcg GTGACTGACTTCACTGCTCCAGTGTGTAAGCGACTCAGCAAGAAGTCAGAATGCTCTGGAAAATGCGACTCCAAGTGGGAGGTCTCCGTCCGGGTGACTGATGGGGCTGATGGGACAGGCATAGAGAGAATCAGCGTCAGCCGCGGAACTGGGACCCTGAAGACCAGTCAGGAAGCTGGAAATGAGAACATAACACTGGTGTCCTACAGCGCCTCCTGCTGCTCTCCTGAGCTGCAACTGCTGGTTGTAGACCGTGTTGGTAATGTGAACAACTGCCTCATCAGTGGCAATGAATTTTCTACCAGACTCGCTCAGTCATCCTTCCTGTGCCTTAGCTTAGTGGCAGTAGGACTCCATCTGCTGATGGAGCTGGGCTTCAGATGA